The nucleotide sequence aatgctcgtagaggacccgagttcacctgggagcgtgaagatcagatgaagaagaaatacctgcatttatttccagaagatacgtcaacacctccaactgcttaaaattttgggacgaaatttatttaacgggtaggtactgtagtgacccgaacttttccatgtttatatatatattaaatgaaattgttatttacatgattaagtgtttccaacgtgttaagcaatcaaacttgttaagacttgattaattgaaataggtttcatatagacaattgaccacccaagttgaccggtgattcacgaacgttaaaacttgtaaaaactatacgatgacatatatatggttatatatatagttaacatgattttattataagtatgtatctcattaggtattttaacaatgagttatatacataaaaatgagactattaatttaagaaacttgaaaacgatatatataacgattatcgttataacaacgtcttactaggtacatatgaatcatattaagatatcgatatacttggttaattatgttaaatgataagtaaatatattattaagtgtattaacaatgaaatacatatgtaaaaataatactactaacttaatgatttcgaaacgagacatatacgtaacgattatcgttgtaacgacatttaactgtatatatatatcatactaagatatattatatatcataatatcatgataatataacaatttaacatctcatttgttataataaacaatgggttaacaacattcaacaagatcgttaacctaaaggtttcaaaacaacatttacatgtaacgactaacaatgacttaacgactcagttaaaatgtatatacatgtagtgttttaatatgtattcatacacttttgaaagacttcaagacacttatcaaaatacttctacttaacaaaaatgcttacaattacatcctcgttcagtttcatcaacaattctactcgtatgcacccgtattcgtactcgtacaatacacagcttttagatgtatgtactattggtatatatactccaatgatcagctcttagcagcccatgtgagtcacctaacacatgtgggaaccatcatttgacaactagcatgaaatatctcataaaattaaaaaaatatgagtaatcattcatgacttatttacatgaaaacaaaattacatatcctttatatctaatccatacaccaacgaccaaaaacacctacaaacactttcattcttcaattttcttcatctaattgatctctctcaagttctatcttcaagttctaagtgttcttcataaattccaaaagttctagtttcataaaatcaagaatacttccaagattgcaagtttacttccaagttttctaaatccattccaagtaatcatccaagatcaagaaacctttgttacttacagtaggttatctttataatacaaggtaataatcatattcaaactttaattcaatttctataactataacaatcttatttcgagtggaaatcttacttgaaattgttttcgtgtcatgattctgcttcaagaactttcaagctatccaaggatcctttgaagctagatctatttttttcatttccagtaggtttatccaaggaacttgagatagtaataatgttcataacatcattcgattcatacatataaagctatcttattcgaaggtttaaacttgtaatcactagaacatagtttagttaattctaaacttgttcgcaaataaaagttaatccttctaacttgacttttaaaatcaactaaacacatgttatatatctatatgatatgctaacttaatgatttaaaacctggaaacatgaaaaacaccgtaaaaccggatttacgccgtcgtagtaacaccgcgggctgttttgggttagttaattaaaaactatgataaactttgatttaaaagttgtttttctgggaaaatgatttttattatgaacatgaaactatatccaaaaatcatggttaaactcaaagtggaagtatgttttctaaaatggtcatctagacgtcgttctttcgactgaaatgactacctttacaaaaacgacttgtaacttattttttcgactataaacctataatttttatgtttagatttataaaatagagttcaatatgaaaccatagcaatttgattcactcaaaacggatttaaaatgaagaagttatgggtaaaacaagattggataatttttctcattttagctacgtgaaaattggtaacaaatctattccaaccataacttaatcaacttgtattgtatattatgtaatcttgagatatcatagacacgtatacaatgtttcgacctatcatgtcgacacatctatatatatttcggaacaaccatagacactctatatgtaaatgttggagttagctatacagggttgaggttgattccaaaatatatatagtttgagttgtgatcaatactgagatacgtatacactgggtcgtggattgattcaagataatatttatcgatttatttctgtacatctaactgtggacaactagttgtaggttactaacgaggacagttgaattaataaacttaaaacatcaaaatatattaaaagtgttgtaaatatattttgaacatactttgatatatatgtatatattgttataggttcgtgaatcaaccagtggccaagtcttacttcccgacgaagtaaaaatctgtgaaagtgagttatagtcccacttttaaaatctaatatttttgggatgagaatacatgcaggttttataaatgatttacaaaatagacacaagtacgtgaaactacattctattgttgaattatcgaaatcgaatatgcccctttttattaagtctggtaatctaagaattagggaacagacaccctaattgacgcgaatcctaaagatagatctattgggcctaacaaaccccatccaaagtaccggatgctttagtacttcgaaatttatatcatatccgaagggtgtcccagaatgatggggatattcttatatatgcatcttgttaatgtcggttaccaggtgttcaccatatgaatgatttttatttctatgtatgggatgtgtattgaaatatgaaatcttgtggtctattgttacgatttgatatatataggttaaacctataactcaccaacatttttgttgatgtttaaatcatgtttattctcaggtgaatactaagagcttccgctgttgcatactaaaataaggacaagatttggagtccatgtttgtatgatattgtgtaaaaactgcattcaagaaactgatttcgatgtaacatatttgtaatgtaaaccattatgtaatggtcgtgtgtaaacaggatattttagattatcattatttgataatctacgtaaagctttttaaacctttatttatgaaataaaggttatggtttgttttaaaaatgaatgcagcctttgaaaaacgtctcatatagaggtcaaaacctcacaacgaaatcaattaatatggaacgtttttaatcaataagaacgggacatttcagatagatCACACCAAGTATGCAAAAATTATTCGGACAATAAAAAATCTATTGAGCTTGCTATATTTTATTCCCATATTTTTAAACATAAAACATGTTATAATGTTGTATTGTACTCGTATTATTACATTATATAAAGCGCGTGATCACAATCACACGTGTCTAACTCCTGATTAATTTCTACCACGTGTCAACTCCTCCTTTgatagtaatatttatatagtcatgtaaaactctaaaatgatgatgtcatcataagctaattatcctttaattttcataatgatgatgtcataattttatattattaatttaattaaaaaataatatgaaatcttttataaaaaaaatactaagcTCTCATAAATTGTAAAATCTTTTACAGAACACTCAAATTTTAAAGTatattgtacaacttttatatattaattgtattttaattttctataaaaaatttaaaagacatttattactaataataataataataataataataataataataataataataataataataattattattattattattattattattattattaaaaatataaatactcaaactattattattatctacttttaatataataattataattaaaattattatatttttaagattcaaatatggattctttttacgaaattaattacgttacatatgtatgcgaaaatacatgtctctttatatttgtaaaaacaacgacaagtttcttagtcaaacgggtcattaaaataaatgactttagcatttacatttacttaatacctaaaacttgtcattaaattgtttcgtttaaacaaacccgtaatttcacgggtTATTTCACTAGTTTATAGATATTTAGATATATCCTGCTTCGTTTGAGATTTTGACATAATGAAATTAGTTTGTAAGAAAAACATATACAGTTAGAAATGTCCATAAAATATTATTCTTAACGATCGGTTTTGAAACAACTTTTTAGGAGCTCATATTTGATGTTTTATCGATTATTTATCAATTGAAGTAAAAATGATTTCTTTATATGAGCTCATAATCTATGCGttagtattcattattaatattttcgatcaaatattattagtaataaaagatTTTCTTATTGTAATTGTATTACAGATttgataagtattaatattaacattatcgaTTACTAATAACTTATAAAAATACCATGCAACGCACGGGGTCATTAAACTGCTAAAtttgtaaaacaagattgatattgAATGGACAAATTTTACACGTAATAATTATCCTTGCCCCTTTCTATAATTACTCcttaatataattattttttttgttAGTCAAATACTCGTATAAAACACTTGTAATTTAATTTATCTACTACATAATAatctctattttttttatttttttgtctgcTGCACACAAAATTAACAAAAATGTCAAAAATAATTGTCACCATGGAAGTTGGTTCTGATGGTGTTGCTTTGATCACCATCTCTAATCCCCCTGTTAATGCTTTAGCTGTCCCAAGTATGCTTCTTTCCCCCTTTCATTTAATTACGAATCATGATTTTTTGTAGCTTACTGATTTCATAACTGGGTATTGTAAAATCAAACGAAAAAGTTATGATTTTTATCTCGTTCCACTTTTTATGGGGTTTTGTTTCTTATTGTTTTATAGACTTCATTTAACTGGGGTTTTTATTTACATTCGATTACTCCAATTTGATCTTAGGAACAACATTAGTTCTTTGAAAAGTTGAGATTTTTAGTTTCTTTCTTATGTTAATTTCTTAAATTTCTGCAAGTTCTTGATGGGTTAAAGGATAAATTTGCTGAGGCAATAAGAAGAGATGATGTAAAGGCTATTGTGTTAACTGGTAATTTCTTTGATCCAAGTTTTTATTTTTATCAATTTAAACTATTTTTTTCTGAATTATTGCATGTTACATGTAAGTAATCTGTAATGGCTTGAATCCATCTATTCATATTATTGAGTTGAGTGATATACTATTTTGGTTATGTTTGGTAAATAAAACCTAACAAAGGAATTGACTAATCACTGCTAACCTCTTAATTTGATTCTTTTTCGTGTAATTCGAGTCTTTGGTAGAACATATACTGCTAGGGATTtattaggatattattattatagttacggggcaggatcaatgggtaagtaaccaatcgggggaagtggggggaagcaaatttttttttttttcattttttttgaattttcttttttccggcatcaagatcacacgaaaatatgaacatttagaagagacacttcgtgatgaatgttattatttaggcgggaaaacgatcgacaaaaataacattcaagataatattgttcgtgaagaagatgaacgtttttttttccatgttttttgaagtaaaatttagcccgatttagagtttagggtttagggtttagggtttagggtttggtgttttgggtttattccataaacccaaaacaccaaaccctaaaccctaaaccctaaaccctaaactctaaaccgttcgtgttaaaaactcaatctaaatcctaaatctaaaccctaaatctaaaccctaaaccctaaatttctaaaccctaatatctaaaccatataaaccctaatatctaaacgctaatatctaaatcccaatagctaaaacctcaaaatacgctcgaaaaacacgataatttttatatattacttcttcgagcgttttcccgctaaaataaaaatatttatcacaaagtgtctctactaaatgttcatattttcatctcatctataatgttcgtgaacaaagttttttcaaaaaacgaaaaaaaaaaaaaaaaaagtttttgcttccccccgcttccccccgaatggttacttccctcttgatcctaccacttatAGTTACCACTTTGAGCCACTCTAAGAAAAGGTGTTTGATGAAAAATGACTGGTGCTAAGGTAAATGATCCGATAATGGTGTAAAATAATCGAAATGAATTGCTGTAAAAGGTTTTATTATCATTTGAAAAACTTGACAGTATGAAATATCCAACCTAAtgccaaaaataaaataaaaaattattcaCTAATTGTCAGAAAATACGTTTAGGAATAACGAAGAATCTTTTGCCTTGTTCTTGAACATATCTTACTCTTGCATCATTTTCAACATGAGATTTAAAGAAAAAAAGTACGATTATTTGCAGTTTCCCTTAACATGCACATTATGTTTGCTTACATACATCACCGATAAAGTTGTCTTTAAAAACAAGATCAATGAAACTTTGTTACTATTTATCACCAACATCCTTAATATTGTCGTTCTTGTAGGTTAATGTTTTTTAGTCTATTATGATGGTTTATAGGGAgtatatgtttatttttatttttttgaacagCGAGGGAGTATATGTTTATGAAATTTATTTAGTCAAACTTTTGAATTCCATGACTAATTTTGCTTCCCCTTACTTCATGAAGGTAACAATGGGAGATTTTCTGGTGGATTTGACATCAATGTTTTTCAGATAATTCACAAAACTGGTATGACTTCGTTATATTTCGTATAAATAACAAGCAagatattttttttagttattttGATTTTAAATTTTTCTACAAAGTGCAAACCTGTGTTGAGAGTTAACCATTTTAATTGCAGGAGACATCACTCACCTACCTGATGTATCTGTTGCCCTCGTGACCAATACACTTGAAGGTTTATAAACTTCAATTTGTAGTTTGCttattacaaatttttatttatttgataGTTTCTTTCTTTGATTGTAAAGGTTGCACTTTCATCCCTTATGCCTATAAATGGGTTGGTTTTGCATGTATTATGCTTCCGATGGGTAAAAGTGGTATATACAAAATGGCTTAGCCAGGCCAAACGGTTTGAAACTTGAAAGTCACCCAAAGTGCTTTCAATTGCTCAAACCTCCTATCTCGTTTTTAATGGAAATAAGATTCTAATTCTAATGTTTAACCATATGGTTCTTGTTGTCTTTTTTAGACATTTATTGTTTATgcgttttattaaaaaaatagttGATGGAAAATGGTTATGGACTTATGGGTCTCCCCACCTTTTGTTATTCAAATTACGCGTTTTGTCCTGTTATTCAACCTACCCATCTTTTTCGCCTCTAGTTTTTGCATTAaacattttttcatacattaacacTATTTGCTTTCTTTTCCGGTTCACTCAGATGCTAAGAAACCCATAGTTGCTGCTGTGCAAGGTCTTGCGCTCGGGGGAGGCCTAGAAGTTGCGATGGTTTGTAGTTTTTGTGCTTCAAAATTTGGTCTATATCTATATTTAGTTAGAAAAAACATAATTTTGTCAAAAAAATTTCTGCAGGGATGTCATGCTCGTGTCGCAGCTCCAAGAACTCAACTTGGCTTACCCGAATTGTCTCTTGGAGTGATGCCAGGCTTCGGAGGTACACCATATCTTAAACAATGCTTGTTTTGAAGATCCAGTTAGATAGTTGTTTGGCTTCATAAATTATAAATCGGTTTATTCACTAGATAATTACGGTTTTTAAGGTACCCAAAGACTTCCAAGGCTTTTGGGGCTGTCGAAGGCAATTGATATGATGCTGGTGAGCATTCTCAATAATATCATATTCTTTTGTTATAAATTTTTTGTTAAATCGGTGATATCGATCCAAGGATTTTGTTTGTAGACTTCGAAACCGATACTCTCTGAGGAAGGGGCAAAACTAGGGCTCATTGATGCTATCGTGCCTTCGCAAGAATTGTTGAAAGTGTCTAGGCAATGGGCTTTAGACATTGCAGAGGGACGTAAACCGTGGGTTCGTTCACTCCATCGAACGGATAAGATTGGTTCCCTTTCTGAAGCGCGTGAGATCATTAAAAATGCTCGACAACTAGTCAAACGTACAGCTCCTAATATGCCACAACATCAAGCATGCCTTGATGTGATTGAGGAAGGCATTGTTCATGGAGGATATGCCGGTGTTTTGAAGGTAATTtgggtttattttttttttaatgttttactTTTATCCGTGAGCTTGGATTGCATTTTGAGAGTAGTTATCAAATTATTGCAATTTAAGTAACATAAAGATATAAAGTTTTGTTCTTTAGGAGGTTGAGATGTTTAACAAGCTTGTTCTATCGGACACGGCGAAAGGTCTTGTTCATATGTTCTTTGCACAACGTGCAATATCAAAGGTTCCTAACGTTACCGATGTTGGTCTCAAGCCAAGGACTGTGAAGAAAGTTGCTGTGATTGGTGGAGGCCTAATGGGCTCAGGAATAGCTACCGCTTTAATCCTCGGTAATATAAACGTTGTTCTTAAGGAAGTCAACTCTGAGTACCTTCAAAAGGGAATAAAAACAATCGAAGGTAGTAATCTCTTGTATGTATACAAATATTGTAGTCAATTACTCAATTATGTAGCATTGAGGTGATATTCGATTCAAATGTGTCGAATCTTGCTAATTATCCGTTAAATATTACAAAGTGTTTGTAGTCAACCCCACACGGTTAGACACGTAGTCACCCGTTTTGATCCATTATGGCACTCGTTTCCTGCCTCTAATGTGATTTATTCACCATTATTCTATTATAAATCCATAATTATGCTTTCTTTCTGGTAGGAAATGTTCGAAGTTTGGTTGCAAGGAAGAAGCTAGCACCGGCGAAAGCTGAAAAGGCTTTATCGATGGTTACGGGGGTATTAGACTACACAAAATTCAAAGATGTGGATATGGTTATAGAGGTATGTTCTTCTTTTAACATACCGATCTTTTATCAATTGTCTTGCATACTATATTAACATAAAAATATGAACTTTATGCTTACAGTGTGTGATAACTGATAACTGTTGACATGTTCTTGATCAAATTGTCTTGACGGTTGCAGGCGGTTATTGAGAATGTTCCACTAAAGCAAAAGATCTTTAGTGAGATCGAGAGTGTATGTCCACCTCATTGCATTATGGCAACCAACACATCCACCATTGACCTCAATTTTGTTGGAGCAAAAATAAATTCTCAAGATCGAGTTGTCGGGGCCCATTTCTTTAGGTTACATGACATAATCATAATCCGAACCTCTCAACTATTTTCTATACGTTTTTGTCGTCAATCATAAGACTGAAAAGATGTGAACTTTTGATCTAACGTTTATTATTTGTTGTAAAATGATTGCAGCCCGGCTCATGTGATGCCTCTACTGGAAATAGTCAGAACCGAAAAGACTTCGCCACAAGTGATATTAGACCTTATGACAGTTGGGAAAATCATAAAAAAATCTCCCGTTGTGGTTGGAAATTGTACGGGTTTTGCTATTAATCGCACCTTTTTTCCGTACACGCAAGGTGCACACATTTTACTTCACTTAGGTGTCGATTTGTTCAGAATTGACCAACTGATCAGCAACTTTGGACTCCCCATGGGACCATTCCAGTAACTTCCTCACCCTAAATTTGTGTATAAAATCAACTTGAACACTAATGTTGACTTTGAAAGTCAAATTACCAATGCTGGGAAATTCGAAATCGACAGTAATGTATGCGATTTGTGATTGCAGGCTCCAGGATTTGGTTGGATATGGTGTAGGTGTTGCTGTAGGTAAGGAATTTGCTAATGCTTTTCCCGATCGCACATTCCGTTCTCCTATAGTTGACCTTCTGATTAAAAGTGGACGAAATGGTAATTATTTTCGCATTTTCTTTTCACGttcatattttaatattttatgatCGTGTAACCAATGCTAATTTGCTTACTGAGGATGCTGTCAGGTAAAAATAATGGAAAAGGATATTATATCTACGCAAAAGGTAGCAAGCCAAAACCCGACCCCCGAGTGTTGCCAATCATTGAAGAGTCGCAAAGACTGGCCAACATGATGCCCGATGGGAAGGTAATATTTCTTTTATTCCACATATCTACCAACTTTCTAATTTCCTACCAGTACATACGTTTATTCGTTTTGATAGAAAAACGTTTAAGGCAATGTGGGCATATTACTTTCAGTGGGTTGATTTGGGTCATGTGTAAAAAATACCTAAAATAGGACCGAGTTGGAAGGGCCAAACGCGTTGGACGTCAACCAAAGCCTGTCGCGTATGAAATAATGGACTAACACTCATTTGGACGTGAACTCAACCTTAAGCGGGCTGTTGACCCGCACAAAAGATcacccattttgacccgttactcACCCTACCCATATTGCCGTCAATTGGAAAGCTAAAACCTGTGAATAATTGTTCCTTGAAATATATTTGGCAGCCTATATCTTTTACTGATCAAGAAATAGTA is from Rutidosis leptorrhynchoides isolate AG116_Rl617_1_P2 chromosome 10, CSIRO_AGI_Rlap_v1, whole genome shotgun sequence and encodes:
- the LOC139872933 gene encoding peroxisomal fatty acid beta-oxidation multifunctional protein AIM1-like, with the translated sequence MSKIIVTMEVGSDGVALITISNPPVNALAVPILDGLKDKFAEAIRRDDVKAIVLTGNNGRFSGGFDINVFQIIHKTGDITHLPDVSVALVTNTLEDAKKPIVAAVQGLALGGGLEVAMGCHARVAAPRTQLGLPELSLGVMPGFGGTQRLPRLLGLSKAIDMMLTSKPILSEEGAKLGLIDAIVPSQELLKVSRQWALDIAEGRKPWVRSLHRTDKIGSLSEAREIIKNARQLVKRTAPNMPQHQACLDVIEEGIVHGGYAGVLKEVEMFNKLVLSDTAKGLVHMFFAQRAISKVPNVTDVGLKPRTVKKVAVIGGGLMGSGIATALILGNINVVLKEVNSEYLQKGIKTIEGNVRSLVARKKLAPAKAEKALSMVTGVLDYTKFKDVDMVIEAVIENVPLKQKIFSEIESVCPPHCIMATNTSTIDLNFVGAKINSQDRVVGAHFFSPAHVMPLLEIVRTEKTSPQVILDLMTVGKIIKKSPVVVGNCTGFAINRTFFPYTQGAHILLHLGVDLFRIDQLISNFGLPMGPFQLQDLVGYGVGVAVGKEFANAFPDRTFRSPIVDLLIKSGRNGKNNGKGYYIYAKGSKPKPDPRVLPIIEESQRLANMMPDGKPISFTDQEIVDMVLFPVVNEACRVLEEGVVVRASDLDVASVLGMSFPSYRGGIMFWGDLIGAKHLYASLKKWSEKYGNFYKPSRFLEERAKNGVPLSAPFSTSASSRARL